In Pleurocapsa sp. PCC 7319, the following are encoded in one genomic region:
- a CDS encoding CHASE2 domain-containing protein — protein MSTISDKLPPRSSQVVLFQRARSQWYRLFQAALNSLAIASLVIGVRWLGLLQPLELYAYDRLMQLRPGEVKPDPRILVVTVDNSDIKYQEQAGMKYKSSLESLSDPALNKLLDELEKLNPTSIGLDIYRPAGFDSDLSIRLQKDERFFAICKAYSVENNKNYFGTPPPQDIPKQQWGFSDVLLDRDRVVRRHLLSMIPKPTDPCDTDYSLSSLLALHYLSEKKDITAKLTSEGEWQLKNLILKRLNNHNSGYQKLDDRGYQILLNYRFYSSPKTVANSISLQKVLKDGIPPPLLKRMQQPIVLIGTIARGENYDDFFDTPYGKEIPGVFLQAQMVSQIISAVLDERPMLWWWSDLGEALWIWGWSIVGGILVLTSAHRLYLAFNVTGSLIGIFAISLVIFIHGEWIPLIPPVLALVTTTIIVSKTLHL, from the coding sequence TTGAGTACAATTTCAGACAAGTTACCACCACGATCTAGCCAAGTAGTTCTTTTCCAGCGAGCAAGATCTCAATGGTATCGACTTTTTCAAGCAGCTCTCAATAGTTTAGCGATCGCTAGTTTGGTGATCGGAGTGCGCTGGTTAGGTCTATTACAACCATTAGAATTATATGCGTACGATCGCCTAATGCAATTACGTCCTGGAGAAGTCAAGCCAGATCCACGTATTTTGGTAGTTACTGTCGATAATTCTGATATCAAATATCAAGAACAGGCAGGAATGAAGTACAAAAGTTCCTTAGAATCTTTATCAGATCCAGCCCTGAACAAATTATTAGATGAACTGGAAAAGCTAAATCCTACTTCTATTGGCTTAGATATTTATCGTCCAGCCGGTTTTGATTCGGATTTATCTATCCGTCTTCAAAAAGATGAGCGTTTTTTTGCTATCTGTAAGGCTTATTCTGTTGAAAATAATAAAAACTATTTTGGAACTCCTCCACCTCAAGATATACCAAAACAACAATGGGGTTTCAGTGATGTTCTTCTGGATCGGGATCGAGTAGTCCGTCGCCATCTTTTAAGTATGATTCCCAAACCGACAGACCCCTGTGATACTGACTATTCCCTAAGCTCATTACTTGCCTTGCATTATTTATCTGAGAAAAAAGATATCACAGCCAAACTTACCTCGGAAGGAGAATGGCAGCTTAAAAATCTAATTCTGAAGAGATTAAATAATCATAACAGCGGATATCAAAAACTAGATGACCGTGGTTACCAAATACTTCTTAATTACCGTTTCTACTCCTCACCTAAAACCGTTGCCAATAGTATTTCACTACAAAAAGTACTAAAAGATGGAATTCCTCCTCCCCTGTTAAAGAGAATGCAACAACCAATCGTTCTGATCGGTACTATTGCAAGGGGAGAGAATTATGATGATTTCTTTGACACACCTTACGGAAAAGAAATTCCAGGAGTTTTTCTCCAAGCACAAATGGTAAGTCAAATTATTAGTGCAGTTTTAGATGAACGTCCCATGCTGTGGTGGTGGAGCGATTTGGGTGAAGCACTTTGGATTTGGGGATGGTCAATTGTAGGAGGGATATTAGTTCTTACTAGTGCCCATAGATTATATCTGGCTTTCAACGTAACTGGCAGTTTAATAGGAATATTTGCTATCTCGTTGGTTATCTTTATTCACGGTGAATGGATACCTCTAATACCTCCAGTATTAGCTTTAGTAACTACTACAATAATAGTCTCTAAAACGCTACATCTTTAA
- a CDS encoding filamentous hemagglutinin N-terminal domain-containing protein, translating to MSRDWRARFRKFAIAIALGGVTISCWESIVLAQIIPDETLDDESSVVTPDTIEGIESDRISGGAARGSNLFHSFREFSIGEDRAGYFENPAAIKNIFSRVTGSDPSNILGRLGVLGNANLFFLNPNGILFGPNASLDVRGSFLTTTADGILFPDGNQFSATNPEAPPILTVNVQQLIGLQFEGKEGKIVNQAKIFLDSEQNLALIGGEVLIDGGYLATPGGRIEIGSVAKNSIVSLTEIKEGLDIGYEGVENFQDISLAFGALVQSYGENTGDVQVQGRNISLTEGSAISLNTEAGQAGDVNIIASESLTLDGNAAEVELGKFRTLIFIDVLDDATGEGSSININTPKLAVTNGAQIATTNDFGQGADININASEVIVEKSFIFEDPIEDPEDFKASGIFANVFDDGTGNGGNLTITTEKLTINEGAQISTSTVGAGNAGDLLVNAIESVRLIGTIPGTNNPSSLGADVGDLVTAIGDAGDLTVNTPKLEVRDGAQIGTIAQNEGNGGNLTLNISDSILLTGTSPLAELGGEGRSGIFVSVEPSLEDEFGTIIQSTGNGGNLSLSTKELIIEKGALISADTFSVGDAGDADINVNNLILRDGGQIGAGSLFGVNNIDTERGNGGTLNIDATESVEITGIGDINGEPVNSSIFTLAESNGNAGDITLKVEDSIFLAGDNSGLFANTEENSTGNSGSIFIDLTTVVVRDEAQIAVNSDGKGIGGNIDLQADFLTLDQGTITAETVSSQGGNINLTLSDLLTLRNNSQITATAGTAQSGGDGGNITIDAPFIIAFPQENSDISANAFEGDGGNIRINANGIFGIEFRDQETSLSDITASSKFGQQGEVEINTSVIDPTRGLNNLPQDTVEAKVAEGCQTAGGQPTLEFFDIGTGGLPPSPDELFSSEMVIAEWIPLDLADKKIQAPTSEKSFTGDEVSNVTLLNSFPCQK from the coding sequence ATGAGTAGAGACTGGCGAGCTAGATTTAGGAAATTCGCGATCGCGATCGCTTTGGGCGGCGTTACTATTTCTTGTTGGGAAAGTATAGTTTTGGCGCAAATTATTCCTGACGAGACTCTGGATGATGAAAGTTCTGTGGTGACTCCTGATACCATCGAAGGAATTGAGAGCGATCGCATTTCAGGAGGGGCAGCTAGAGGGAGTAATCTCTTTCACAGTTTTCGCGAATTTAGTATTGGTGAAGATAGAGCAGGATATTTTGAGAATCCAGCGGCGATCAAGAATATCTTTAGTCGCGTAACCGGTAGTGACCCTTCTAACATCTTAGGAAGGTTGGGGGTACTGGGTAATGCCAATCTGTTTTTTCTAAACCCTAATGGTATCCTGTTTGGACCGAATGCCAGTTTAGATGTTCGAGGTTCGTTTTTAACGACTACTGCAGATGGCATTCTCTTTCCTGATGGAAATCAGTTTAGTGCGACTAACCCAGAAGCACCGCCAATTTTGACGGTTAACGTTCAGCAGCTGATTGGATTGCAGTTTGAAGGTAAAGAAGGAAAAATTGTTAATCAGGCAAAAATATTTTTAGATTCAGAGCAAAACTTAGCTTTAATTGGTGGAGAAGTCTTAATTGATGGGGGATATTTGGCTACACCTGGAGGTCGTATTGAAATAGGTAGTGTTGCGAAAAACAGTATTGTTAGCCTGACTGAAATTAAAGAAGGATTGGATATTGGCTATGAAGGAGTCGAAAATTTCCAAGACATTAGCCTTGCTTTTGGCGCGTTGGTCCAAAGTTATGGCGAAAATACTGGGGATGTTCAAGTTCAAGGTAGAAATATTAGTCTTACTGAAGGTAGTGCAATTTCTCTTAATACTGAAGCAGGTCAAGCTGGTGATGTAAACATTATTGCTTCTGAATCGTTAACATTAGATGGTAATGCCGCAGAAGTAGAGCTTGGAAAATTTAGAACTTTAATTTTCATCGACGTTCTCGATGATGCTACTGGAGAAGGGAGCAGTATTAATATTAATACCCCAAAACTAGCAGTTACAAATGGAGCTCAAATAGCTACCACTAATGATTTTGGTCAAGGAGCAGATATCAATATCAATGCTTCTGAGGTAATTGTCGAAAAATCTTTCATTTTTGAAGATCCCATTGAAGATCCAGAAGATTTTAAAGCTTCAGGTATTTTTGCCAACGTTTTTGACGATGGGACTGGAAATGGGGGCAATTTAACTATCACTACGGAAAAACTTACTATAAATGAAGGAGCACAAATTTCTACTTCTACTGTTGGGGCTGGTAATGCAGGAGATTTACTGGTTAATGCAATAGAATCTGTAAGACTAATTGGCACAATACCAGGAACTAATAATCCTAGTTCCTTAGGTGCTGATGTAGGAGATTTAGTAACTGCAATAGGAGATGCTGGAGATTTGACTGTGAATACTCCTAAACTTGAAGTAAGAGATGGAGCACAAATCGGAACAATTGCCCAAAATGAGGGGAATGGAGGTAATTTAACTCTAAATATCTCGGATTCAATTTTGCTAACGGGTACTTCTCCCTTAGCAGAATTAGGAGGAGAAGGAAGAAGTGGTATTTTTGTTAGTGTCGAGCCATCACTAGAAGATGAATTTGGAACAATAATTCAGTCGACTGGAAATGGAGGAAATTTAAGTCTTTCCACCAAAGAATTAATTATCGAAAAAGGTGCATTAATTTCTGCTGATACTTTTAGTGTGGGTGATGCAGGTGATGCAGATATTAATGTCAATAATTTAATCCTACGCGATGGCGGACAAATAGGCGCAGGTTCCTTATTCGGAGTCAATAATATCGATACTGAAAGAGGTAATGGTGGCACTCTCAATATTGATGCTACCGAATCTGTAGAAATTACTGGTATTGGAGATATTAACGGAGAGCCAGTAAATAGTAGTATATTCACCCTGGCTGAAAGCAATGGCAATGCAGGAGATATCACCCTGAAAGTGGAAGACAGTATTTTCCTAGCTGGAGATAACAGCGGTCTGTTTGCCAACACTGAAGAGAATTCTACTGGCAACAGTGGTAGTATATTCATCGACCTTACTACCGTAGTTGTTAGAGATGAAGCGCAAATAGCAGTCAACAGTGATGGTAAAGGTATAGGCGGAAATATTGATTTACAAGCAGATTTTCTCACCCTAGATCAAGGAACTATTACTGCTGAAACTGTCAGCAGCCAAGGCGGAAATATTAACCTGACCCTTTCAGATTTATTAACGTTACGCAATAACAGTCAAATTACTGCTACCGCTGGTACTGCTCAATCAGGAGGAGATGGGGGCAATATTACAATAGATGCGCCGTTTATTATTGCTTTTCCCCAGGAAAATAGTGATATTAGTGCCAATGCCTTTGAAGGAGATGGTGGGAATATTAGGATTAATGCCAATGGCATTTTTGGGATAGAGTTTCGCGACCAAGAAACTTCTCTGAGCGATATCACAGCATCGTCGAAATTTGGACAGCAAGGAGAAGTAGAAATTAATACCTCTGTCATCGATCCCACTCGCGGTTTAAATAACTTACCCCAAGACACAGTAGAAGCTAAAGTTGCCGAAGGTTGCCAAACAGCAGGAGGTCAGCCAACATTAGAATTTTTCGATATTGGCACAGGGGGTTTACCGCCTAGCCCTGACGAGCTATTCAGTAGCGAAATGGTCATCGCTGAATGGATTCCGCTCGATCTTGCAGACAAGAAGATACAAGCACCAACTTCAGAAAAAAGTTTTACAGGAGATGAGGTTAGTAATGTAACTCTGCTCAACAGTTTTCCTTGTCAGAAATAA
- a CDS encoding pre-peptidase C-terminal domain-containing protein, which produces MNRSTYLNETYTDDVYSFNISDTSSINLNLHNITSGDDADLYLYEDSNNNRVFDSSDQQIESSRLGGNMDDSINYLASAGNYFAVVERYAPSSNSRLDYELDLSATPGRPYPALTEPPNLLPNEVDGGVLSRGDQFTYNGWVGDSDTSDVYRFILDRYSNVNVSLTGLSSDADIQLIQDFNDNNIVEAGEVDSNFTSTNGGISDEEFSFSLHGDNPFYVQVYQYTEDTSYQLQVDASY; this is translated from the coding sequence ATCAATAGAAGTACTTACTTAAATGAAACTTACACCGATGATGTCTACAGTTTTAACATCAGTGATACCAGCAGCATCAATTTGAACCTCCACAATATTACTTCCGGTGATGATGCGGATCTTTATTTGTATGAAGACAGCAACAACAACAGAGTGTTTGATTCAAGCGACCAACAAATTGAAAGTTCCCGTCTTGGAGGTAACATGGACGACTCAATTAACTATTTGGCTTCGGCAGGTAATTACTTCGCCGTAGTTGAGCGCTATGCTCCAAGTAGTAACAGTCGTTTAGACTACGAGCTGGACTTGTCTGCTACTCCAGGCCGTCCCTATCCTGCACTCACAGAACCTCCTAACTTGCTTCCGAACGAGGTCGATGGTGGAGTTTTATCCCGCGGGGACCAGTTTACCTACAATGGCTGGGTGGGTGATAGTGATACATCTGATGTCTACAGATTTATTCTTGACCGATACAGCAATGTTAATGTTAGTCTCACTGGATTGAGCAGTGATGCCGATATCCAACTAATTCAGGATTTTAACGACAATAACATTGTTGAGGCAGGTGAGGTTGACTCTAATTTTACTTCAACTAATGGAGGCATATCAGATGAAGAATTTTCCTTTAGCTTACACGGTGACAACCCCTTCTACGTCCAAGTCTATCAATACACTGAAGACACCAGCTATCAGTTGCAGGTAGACGCTAGTTATTGA
- a CDS encoding IS630 family transposase, with the protein MRYIKGLNKDTLKLLKRIYQQSKYYQVRQRAHCIKLSYQGYKISELREIFQVSRNTIYNWFNAWESSKFSGLYNSPGRGRKKLFTVEQQQQIKNWVKDTPKNLEKVQSKILREWGNTVSKKTIKRIIKSAYMGWSRIKRRVGGNPIPEFYDRKVKELDKLKEQESTGEIEIRYVDESGFCLIPYIPYAWQERKQKIEVPSQQSKRLNVLGFLSRQNELEVYTFKCSINSDVIVACIDQFCEKITKKTILIMDNASIHQNNFLWNKEAEWSEKGLEIFFLPTYSPHLNIIEILWRFIKYKWLESDAYESYSALVDAVENILKNFGTEYTINFV; encoded by the coding sequence ATGAGATATATTAAGGGTTTAAACAAAGATACATTAAAACTTTTAAAGAGAATTTACCAGCAGAGTAAATATTATCAAGTAAGACAGAGAGCCCATTGTATTAAATTAAGTTATCAAGGCTATAAAATCTCAGAATTAAGGGAAATATTTCAAGTAAGTCGCAATACAATTTACAATTGGTTTAATGCTTGGGAATCATCTAAATTTTCGGGACTTTATAATAGTCCTGGTCGGGGAAGAAAAAAGCTATTTACTGTTGAGCAACAGCAACAAATAAAAAATTGGGTAAAAGACACGCCCAAAAATCTGGAAAAAGTCCAATCAAAAATTTTAAGAGAATGGGGAAACACCGTAAGTAAAAAGACTATAAAAAGAATAATCAAATCAGCTTATATGGGTTGGTCTAGAATCAAAAGAAGGGTAGGAGGAAATCCTATCCCTGAATTTTACGACCGAAAAGTCAAGGAATTAGACAAATTAAAAGAACAAGAGTCAACAGGAGAAATTGAAATTAGATACGTAGATGAAAGTGGTTTTTGTTTAATTCCATATATCCCTTATGCCTGGCAAGAAAGAAAACAAAAAATCGAAGTCCCTAGTCAACAAAGTAAAAGATTAAATGTCTTAGGCTTTTTAAGCAGACAAAATGAACTAGAAGTATACACTTTTAAATGCAGTATTAATAGTGACGTCATTGTAGCCTGTATAGACCAATTTTGTGAAAAAATCACCAAAAAGACCATTCTAATCATGGATAATGCTTCAATCCATCAAAATAACTTTCTCTGGAATAAGGAAGCAGAGTGGTCAGAAAAAGGACTAGAGATTTTCTTTCTACCAACTTATTCCCCTCATTTGAATATCATAGAAATTCTCTGGCGTTTTATTAAGTATAAGTGGTTAGAAAGTGATGCTTATGAAAGTTATTCTGCTTTAGTAGATGCTGTCGAAAATATTCTCAAAAACTTTGGTACGGAATATACAATTAATTTTGTCTAG
- a CDS encoding peptidylprolyl isomerase — protein sequence MNAILQIGNHTLTAEEIIPLLASYKLIPQLLCELIIDQAIVQISYTPEEIALAYQEFDRHWGLTSEAERQAWGEQCGLNQEQLKLLVTRRLRVEKFKESTWGSQLRSYFSKRKKQLDRVVYSLIQTKDNGIATELYFRLQEREQSFAELAREYSKGSEALTNGLMGPVELGTLHPTLAYLLSSSQISEIRPPVSVGEWQIIVRVEKFIPAQFNDLMRQRLLQEKFEAWFQEQVKQLSYQEQIWMGITPRNQLELTDKLAAA from the coding sequence ATGAATGCAATTTTACAAATCGGTAATCATACTCTCACTGCTGAGGAAATTATTCCTCTTCTAGCTAGTTACAAGCTCATTCCCCAATTGCTGTGCGAATTGATCATTGACCAAGCAATTGTGCAGATCAGCTATACACCGGAGGAGATAGCTCTTGCTTACCAGGAGTTTGATCGGCATTGGGGGCTGACTTCCGAAGCAGAAAGGCAAGCCTGGGGAGAACAGTGCGGTCTGAACCAAGAACAGTTAAAACTCTTGGTAACTCGAAGGCTCAGAGTTGAAAAATTCAAAGAATCTACTTGGGGTAGTCAGTTGCGTTCTTACTTCTCCAAACGCAAAAAGCAGCTTGATCGCGTAGTTTATTCCTTGATTCAGACTAAAGATAACGGAATTGCCACTGAACTTTATTTTCGTCTTCAAGAGAGAGAACAATCCTTTGCCGAACTGGCTCGCGAATATTCTAAAGGTTCAGAAGCATTAACAAATGGGCTGATGGGTCCAGTTGAGTTAGGCACGCTTCACCCAACACTGGCTTATCTACTATCTAGCAGTCAAATCAGCGAAATTCGTCCTCCCGTGTCCGTGGGAGAATGGCAGATAATCGTGCGCGTTGAAAAGTTTATCCCCGCACAATTCAATGATTTAATGCGTCAACGATTGCTCCAGGAAAAGTTTGAAGCCTGGTTTCAAGAGCAGGTTAAACAACTCTCTTACCAAGAGCAAATTTGGATGGGGATTACACCAAGGAATCAGCTTGAGTTGACAGATAAGCTAGCAGCGGCATAG
- a CDS encoding DUF928 domain-containing protein: protein MSLFKLSRQRIIIGLTITLTAIASLVNASEGKAQSRQPIDDISRTIKVSFNPPPVADNGAPGGRRKGAGSHSLCKFTKQATEITPLIALMPEIPIETETKSKTYVWGKTAVDHPNFWFYVAYPANTYAEFVLQDEAENEIYQTTFTLNKTSGIVSLTLPKDKITLEIDKSYHWYFNIMCDSEDTTDDFVEGWIERVRLNPFINNQLESVQPIERISIYAENGLWYDTLTNLDRLRQIEPENKAIANLWSDLLQQVGLDEISQKPIVKRYNLEN, encoded by the coding sequence ATGTCTTTATTTAAATTATCTCGACAGAGGATAATAATCGGTTTGACTATTACTTTAACCGCGATCGCTTCGCTCGTTAATGCTTCAGAAGGAAAAGCACAATCTCGACAACCAATCGACGATATTTCTCGAACTATAAAAGTATCTTTTAATCCACCTCCTGTAGCAGACAATGGTGCTCCTGGAGGTCGCAGGAAAGGTGCAGGAAGCCATAGCTTATGTAAATTTACTAAACAAGCAACAGAGATTACTCCTCTGATTGCTCTAATGCCTGAAATACCCATAGAAACGGAAACAAAAAGTAAAACTTATGTCTGGGGAAAAACAGCTGTTGACCATCCAAATTTTTGGTTTTACGTTGCTTATCCAGCTAATACTTATGCTGAATTTGTTCTTCAGGATGAAGCGGAAAATGAAATTTATCAAACTACTTTTACCTTAAATAAAACATCTGGGATAGTCAGCTTAACTCTTCCTAAAGATAAGATTACATTAGAAATTGATAAAAGTTATCATTGGTATTTCAATATTATGTGCGATTCAGAAGATACAACTGATGATTTTGTAGAAGGATGGATCGAAAGAGTAAGATTGAATCCATTTATTAATAATCAACTAGAATCAGTTCAACCCATAGAGCGTATATCTATTTATGCAGAAAATGGGCTTTGGTACGATACTTTAACTAATCTTGATCGCCTGCGACAAATAGAGCCAGAAAATAAAGCGATCGCTAATTTATGGAGTGACTTATTGCAACAAGTTGGTTTAGATGAAATCAGTCAAAAGCCAATTGTGAAACGTTACAATTTGGAAAATTAA
- a CDS encoding ShlB/FhaC/HecB family hemolysin secretion/activation protein, with product MIRFPRYWLYSLLVVLTSTTNTGYLRAQTSEITQNSLDSRDRPQIPPQDIIPPSSPPSLPEEPPSLPPPPEELLPSPRIPSEEFLNTEETITVTKFIFTGNTAVTSEELSKKFTTDLTNKPVSLTRLLQIASDIASLYAKRGYSTSGAIISIPKATQQQGTGIVEVIVIEGELAEIRILPGKDSLKLNSNYIRSRLNRAVSKPLNIYELQEALQLLQLDPLIDSISATLSAGSRSEQSILEVKVSEADSFNLQIFGDNNRSPSVGSFRRGGIITEANLLGWGDKVSLGYTNTDGSDAFDVAYTIPINPDNGTLSFTFNNTENEVVESPFDTLDIESESRSYELSLRQPIIQNIDRDTRTFDEVALGATAFWRNSESSLGNNPSPLSPGAEADGDIGIFALRFAQEWTRQNASSVFALRSEFSFGLNVFDATTNEQIAGVERIPDSRFFSWRGQAQWVSLLAPDTLLLLRSGLQLANDALLPSEQFSIGGFDTVRGYRQDRLLTDNGFLASAELRIPIIEGFSEPRIVQIIPFFDYGLGWNNFDVPNPDPQNLASLGIGLLWQEENFNFRFDYGIPLIDTDSSDQTLQEQGLYFSLQWNLF from the coding sequence ATGATTAGATTCCCGCGCTACTGGCTATACTCACTGTTAGTAGTTTTAACCAGCACCACCAATACTGGTTATCTTAGGGCACAAACTAGCGAAATTACTCAAAATAGCCTTGATTCTCGCGACAGACCTCAAATACCACCACAGGATATCATTCCGCCATCTTCACCTCCTTCTCTACCCGAAGAACCTCCCTCTTTACCACCACCGCCAGAAGAATTACTTCCCTCTCCCAGAATTCCATCAGAAGAATTTCTCAATACAGAAGAAACAATTACTGTTACTAAATTTATCTTCACTGGCAACACAGCTGTTACTAGTGAAGAATTAAGCAAAAAATTTACTACAGATTTAACGAACAAACCGGTTTCTTTAACCAGATTGCTCCAAATTGCTTCGGATATTGCTAGTCTTTATGCCAAACGAGGATATAGTACCTCCGGTGCAATTATTTCGATTCCTAAAGCAACTCAACAACAAGGAACAGGAATTGTTGAAGTAATAGTTATTGAAGGGGAGTTGGCAGAAATAAGAATTCTTCCTGGGAAAGACTCTCTGAAGCTAAATAGTAACTATATCCGTTCTCGTTTAAACCGAGCTGTATCTAAGCCTTTAAATATCTACGAACTTCAAGAAGCCTTACAATTACTACAGCTCGATCCTTTAATTGACAGTATCTCTGCTACCTTATCTGCTGGTTCTCGTTCAGAACAAAGCATACTAGAAGTAAAAGTATCAGAAGCAGACTCTTTTAATCTTCAAATTTTTGGTGATAACAATCGTTCTCCCAGTGTGGGAAGTTTTCGGCGCGGCGGCATAATTACAGAAGCAAATTTATTAGGATGGGGAGATAAAGTTAGCTTAGGTTATACCAATACCGATGGTAGCGATGCCTTTGACGTTGCTTACACAATTCCGATTAATCCCGATAACGGTACCCTGAGTTTTACCTTCAATAACACAGAAAATGAAGTAGTTGAGTCTCCTTTTGATACCTTAGATATTGAATCAGAATCTCGTTCTTATGAACTAAGTCTGCGTCAACCCATAATTCAAAACATCGATCGCGATACTCGCACTTTTGACGAGGTTGCTTTAGGTGCAACAGCTTTTTGGCGTAACAGCGAATCTTCTTTAGGGAACAACCCTTCTCCCTTATCTCCTGGTGCGGAAGCCGACGGCGATATTGGGATTTTTGCCCTGCGGTTTGCCCAAGAATGGACGAGACAAAATGCTAGTTCAGTTTTCGCCTTGCGTTCGGAGTTTAGCTTTGGTCTAAATGTTTTTGATGCTACTACTAACGAACAGATCGCCGGGGTTGAAAGAATTCCCGACAGTCGCTTTTTTTCTTGGCGAGGACAAGCCCAGTGGGTAAGCTTGTTAGCCCCAGATACTCTATTATTGCTCAGGAGTGGACTGCAACTAGCAAATGATGCACTGTTACCTTCGGAACAATTTAGTATTGGTGGTTTTGATACTGTCCGAGGTTATCGACAAGATCGACTGCTTACTGATAATGGTTTCTTAGCTTCAGCCGAACTTCGCATTCCTATTATTGAAGGTTTTTCCGAACCAAGAATTGTACAAATCATTCCTTTTTTTGATTATGGCCTTGGCTGGAATAACTTTGATGTACCTAATCCAGATCCTCAAAATTTGGCATCTCTAGGTATTGGCTTGCTTTGGCAAGAGGAGAATTTTAATTTTCGCTTTGATTACGGTATTCCTCTAATAGATACAGATTCGAGCGATCAAACCTTACAAGAACAGGGCTTGTATTTCTCTCTGCAATGGAATCTTTTTTGA